A single genomic interval of Mangifera indica cultivar Alphonso chromosome 5, CATAS_Mindica_2.1, whole genome shotgun sequence harbors:
- the LOC123215302 gene encoding trihelix transcription factor ASIL2-like yields the protein MSASPPPPDPISQDPPPLALPAPPIQPTSVNPRRLPPPCWSHDETVALIDAYREKWYALRRGNLKATHWQEVADVVGRRCPAASPPKTAVQCRHKMEKLRKRYRTEIQRARSMPLSRFSSSWVHFKRMDSMEKGPSTKPAYNSDSADEDENDDEDDDDINQDLYQERSNFKNGVANTRSVHNLYRNGISTGPSSGGGSSSGFRIRIPTGVSIAQPGPKIYAKIGNPNPNANHTPNFNPQPNFGSSGSGSGSGVNYGTRVLRGCEETPIAKREREPVAEMVAAIKMLGDGFVRTEQMKMELARELEAMRMDMEMKRTQMILESQQRIVEAFAKAVSEKNKKPKRMPTPES from the coding sequence ATGTCCGCCTCTCCTCCTCCCCCAGATCCAATTTCTCAGGACCCGCCTCCTCTTGCTTTACCTGCGCCGCCCATACAACCTACGTCTGTCAACCCCCGCCGTCTCCCTCCGCCTTGTTGGTCGCACGATGAGACCGTTGCTCTCATCGACGCTTACCGTGAGAAATGGTACGCACTCCGACGTGGTAACCTCAAGGCCACCCACTGGCAAGAGGTCGCCGACGTTGTAGGTCGACGATGCCCCGCTGCGTCCCCGCCGAAGACGGCCGTCCAGTGCCGTCATAAGATGGAGAAACTACGGAAACGTTATCGTACGGAGATCCAGCGTGCGAGATCCATGCCTCTCTCGAGATTCTCATCTTCTTGGGTTCACTTCAAGAGAATGGACTCCATGGAGAAAGGTCCATCGACGAAACCGGCTTATAATTCAGACAGTGCCGATGAGGACGAAAACGATGACGAAGATGATGATGACATTAATCAGGATTTGTATCAGGAACGGTCTAATTTCAAGAACGGTGTAGCCAACACGAGGAGTGTCCATAATTTGTATCGTAATGGAATTAGTACGGGACCTAGTAGTGGTGGTGGGAGTAGTAGTGGGTTTAGAATCAGAATCCCCACCGGAGTTAGTATAGCTCAACCTGGGCCAAAAATTTATGCAAAGATCggaaaccctaaccctaatgCTAACCATACTCCTAATTTTAACCCTCAACCAAATTTTGGGAGTTCAGGGTCAGGTTCAGGCTCAGGGGTGAATTATGGGACAAGGGTTTTGAGAGGATGTGAAGAGACGCCAATTGCGAAGAGAGAACGGGAACCGGTGGCGGAGATGGTAGCCGCTATAAAGATGTTGGGAGATGGTTTTGTGAGAACGGAACAGATGAAGATGGAACTGGCAAGAGAGCTTGAAGCTATGCGTATGGATATGGAAATGAAGCGTACTCAGATGATTTTGGAGTCTCAACAGCGGATTGTGGAGGCTTTTGCTAAAGCTGTTTCAGAAAAGAATAAGAAGCCCAAGAGGATGCCCACTCCTGAGTCTTAG
- the LOC123215304 gene encoding uncharacterized protein LOC123215304 isoform X1 gives MGRRQIGLKFGRFAPLILFFLGGLSCFMVYLWIFATYDSSFSESGGKGEEEIKCCRGIQELEFWGDAVKWGSKFKVNTSEECCMACKDMCRGVDGPCPCNSWVFCGDKQGCGPRFGECWLKKQNDVLEPERRDSVPPVIWTSGLVFGEGVGIVGLQTEYGTLRVKLLPQSAPISVAYILELLALRHCAGCQFYRAESRGASWDSKGNHIADASFGPPYALLQGTLEADGATFKEIPAEFCHSITRGSVAWVGSGPDFFISLANHHEWKKSYTVFGFVLPEDMEVAEKIARLPAKPEFWSDVRVAILRKTIPIRFQRVKEISNSILK, from the exons ATGGGTCGTAGGCAAATCGGTCTAAAATTTGGCCGCTTTGCTCCTTTGATCCTTTTCTTCTTGGGCGGTCTATCATGTTTTATGGTCTATCTCTGGATTTTTGCGACCTATGATTCATCTTTCAGTGAAAGTGGGGGTAAAGGTGAAGAAGAAATCAAGTGCTGTAGAGGAATTCAGGAATTGGAGTTTTGGGGTGATGCCGTGAAATGGGGTTCTAAATTCAAGGTAAATACCTCAGAGGAATGTTGCATGGCTTGTAAGGACATGTGTCGGGGCGTTGATGGCCCTTGTCCCTGTAATTCTTGGGTCTTCTGCGGAGATAAACAAGGTTGTGGCCCTAGATTCGGTGAG TGTTGGCTGAAAAAGCAGAATGACGTATTGGAGCCTGAACGCCGGGACTCAGTCCCTCCGGTTATCTGGACTTCTGGACTTGTCTTTGGTGAAGGAGTG GGTATTGTTGGACTGCAAACTGAGTATGGGACTCTTCGTGTGAAA CTTTTACCTCAATCTGCCCCAATTTCTGTTGCTTATATCCTGGAGCTATTGGCATTACGACATTGTGCAGGTTGCCAATTTTATCGTGCAGAAAGCCGAGGAGCCAGTTGGGATTCAAAAGGAAATCACATTGCAGAT GCTTCATTTGGCCCGCCATATGCTCTACTTCAAGGAACACTGGAAGCTGATGGTGCCACATTTAAGGAAATTCCGGCAGAGTTCTGCCATTCCATAACAAGAGGATCAGTGGCATGGGTTGGTTCTGGTCCAGATTTCTTTATCAGCCTGGCCAATCATCATGAGTGGAAAAAATCCTACACCGTATTTGGTTTTGTTCTCCCAGAAGATATGGAAGTTGCCGAGAAAATTGCAAGGCTTCCAGCTAAACCAGAGTTCTGGAGTGATGTTAGAGTGGCTATCTTGCGAAAAACGATTCCAATTCGGTTTCAAAGAGTCAAGGAAATTTCTAACTCAATACTAAAATGA
- the LOC123215304 gene encoding uncharacterized protein LOC123215304 isoform X2 has translation MGRRQIGLKFGRFAPLILFFLGGLSCFMVYLWIFATYDSSFSESGGKGEEEIKCCRGIQELEFWGDAVKWGSKFKVNTSEECCMACKDMCRGVDGPCPCNSWVFCGDKQGCGPRFGECWLKKQNDVLEPERRDSVPPVIWTSGLVFGEGVGIVGLQTEYGTLRVKVANFIVQKAEEPVGIQKEITLQMLHLARHMLYFKEHWKLMVPHLRKFRQSSAIP, from the exons ATGGGTCGTAGGCAAATCGGTCTAAAATTTGGCCGCTTTGCTCCTTTGATCCTTTTCTTCTTGGGCGGTCTATCATGTTTTATGGTCTATCTCTGGATTTTTGCGACCTATGATTCATCTTTCAGTGAAAGTGGGGGTAAAGGTGAAGAAGAAATCAAGTGCTGTAGAGGAATTCAGGAATTGGAGTTTTGGGGTGATGCCGTGAAATGGGGTTCTAAATTCAAGGTAAATACCTCAGAGGAATGTTGCATGGCTTGTAAGGACATGTGTCGGGGCGTTGATGGCCCTTGTCCCTGTAATTCTTGGGTCTTCTGCGGAGATAAACAAGGTTGTGGCCCTAGATTCGGTGAG TGTTGGCTGAAAAAGCAGAATGACGTATTGGAGCCTGAACGCCGGGACTCAGTCCCTCCGGTTATCTGGACTTCTGGACTTGTCTTTGGTGAAGGAGTG GGTATTGTTGGACTGCAAACTGAGTATGGGACTCTTCGTGTGAAA GTTGCCAATTTTATCGTGCAGAAAGCCGAGGAGCCAGTTGGGATTCAAAAGGAAATCACATTGCAGAT GCTTCATTTGGCCCGCCATATGCTCTACTTCAAGGAACACTGGAAGCTGATGGTGCCACATTTAAGGAAATTCCGGCAGAGTTCTGCCATTCCATAA
- the LOC123216088 gene encoding uncharacterized protein At1g28695-like codes for MDTSKKSLYNFCLVSLLCAAVFYISIWSPSITTNPLFHNSACLPSSSNLTNTTGLVIDDLELALQKASTPNRTVIIAVVNKAYVEQTLETDTTMLDIFLESFWLGEGTRQLLDHLLMVAIDQTAYDRCMFKRLHCYRLVTDGVDFEGEKVYMSQDFIKMMWRRTLFLLDVLKRGYSFIFTDTDVMWLRNPVRRLSNNESEDLQMSVDRYNGDPRSQDNSINTGFYFVRSNNKTISLFTQWYGMKNNSTGKKEQDVLLELMRKDGLFKKLDLQVSFLPTLYFSGFCENSKDIRLVTTVHANCCRHVHAKLQDLKAVLRDWKRFKEVKLKNPTMLQNRTMVTQWSGHKACDNSWKPLSNNLRI; via the exons atggaTACTTCAAAGAAATCTCTCTATAATTTCTGCCTTGTATCTCTGCTCTGCGCAGCCGTCTTCTATATTTCTATTTGGTCTCCTTCAATTACTACTAATCCTTTGTTTCATAATTCCGCCTGTCTCCCTTCGTCATCAAACTTG ACTAATACAACAGGTCTCGTTATCGATGATCTTGAACTGGCTCTGCAGAAAGCTTCAACCCCCAACCGGACAGTGATTATCGCCGTCGTGAATAAAGCGTATGTGGAACAAACCCTGGAAACTGACACCACAATGCTCGATATATTCTTGGAAAGCTTCTGGTTAGGAGAGGGCACCAGACAGTTACTCGATCATCTTCTTATGGTGGCAATAGATCAGACGGCGTATGATCGCTGCATGTTTAAACGGTTACACTGTTACAGACTGGTAACAGATGGCGTAGATTTTGAGGGAGAGAAGGTCTACATGTCACAAGACTTTATCAAGATGATGTGGAGAAGAACCCTGTTCCTATTAGATGTCCTTAAACGTGGTTACAGCTTCATCTTCACG GATACGGATGTAATGTGGCTGAGAAACCCTGTTAGGAGACTGAGCAATAACGAAAGTGAAGACCTGCAAATGAGTGTTGACAGGTACAATGGCGACCCACGGTCACAGGACAATTCTATTAACACAGGCTTCTACTTTGTCAGATCCAACAACAAGACAATCTCTTTATTTACCCAATGGTATGGTATGAAGAACAATTCAACAGGGAAGAAAGAGCAGGATGTGTTACTGGAGCTAATGAGAAAAGATGGTTTGTTCAAGAAATTGGATCTCCAAGTTAGCTTCTTACCTACACTTTATTTCAGTGGGTTCTGTGAAAATAGCAAGGATATTCGGTTAGTCACAACAGTTCATGCTAATTGTTGCCGCCATGTGCATGCCAAACTGCAAGATTTAAAGGCTGTTCTTCGAGACTGGAAGCGATTCAAGGAGGTCAAACTTAAGAACCCAACAATGCTTCAAAATCGAACCATGGTGACTCAGTGGTCAGGACACAAGGCTTGTGACAATTCATGGAAACCATTAAGTAATAATTTGCGTATTTAA
- the LOC123215938 gene encoding rac-like GTP-binding protein RAC2 isoform X1: MNSTTGPSSSSSTTTASAAATKFIKCVTVGDGAVGKTCLLISYTSNTFPTDYVPTVFDNFSANVLVDGQTVNLGLWDTAGQEDYNRLRPLSYRGADIFLLAFSLISRPSYENISKKKWVPELRHYAPSVPIVLVGTKLDLREDRQFQLDYPGACTISTEQGQELKKQIGALAYVECSSKTQQNVKAVFDAAIKVVLQPPKAKKPKRKLRHCYFL; the protein is encoded by the exons ATGAATAGTACAACAGGGCCGTCATCATCGTCATCTACAACAACAGCTTCAGCAGCAGCAACAAAGTTCATCAAATGTGTTACGGTTGGTGATGGAGCTGTTGGCAAGACATGTCTTCTTATTTCTTATACTAGCAACACTTTCCCAACT GATTATGTCCCCACTGTTTTTGACAACTTCAGTGCTAATGTCTTAGTTGATGGCCAGACTGTGAATCTGGGTCTCTGGGATACTGCTG GCCAGGAAGACTATAATAGACTAAGACCTTTAAGTTATAGAGGAGCTGATATTTTCCTTCTTGCTTTCTCCCTCATAAGTAGGCCTAGCTATGAGAACATTTCAAAAAAA AAGTGGGTCCCAGAGCTGAGACATTATGCTCCATCAGTGCCCATTGTTCTTGTGGGGACAAAACTAG ATTTGAGAGAAGACAGACAGTTCCAGTTGGATTATCCTGGAGCATGTACTATTTCTACAGAGCAG GGtcaagaattaaagaagcaGATAGGAGCTTTAGCATATGTTGAATGCAGCTCAAAGACACAGCAG AATGTAAAGGCTGTATTTGATGCTGCAATCAAGGTGGTTCTCCAGCCTCCAAAGGCTAAGAAGCCCAAAAGAAAACTGAGACACTGCTATTTTCTTTAA
- the LOC123215938 gene encoding rac-like GTP-binding protein RAC2 isoform X2, translating into MNSTTGPSSSSSTTTASAAATKFIKCVTVGDGAVGKTCLLISYTSNTFPTDYVPTVFDNFSANVLVDGQTVNLGLWDTAGQEDYNRLRPLSYRGADIFLLAFSLISRPSYENISKKWVPELRHYAPSVPIVLVGTKLDLREDRQFQLDYPGACTISTEQGQELKKQIGALAYVECSSKTQQNVKAVFDAAIKVVLQPPKAKKPKRKLRHCYFL; encoded by the exons ATGAATAGTACAACAGGGCCGTCATCATCGTCATCTACAACAACAGCTTCAGCAGCAGCAACAAAGTTCATCAAATGTGTTACGGTTGGTGATGGAGCTGTTGGCAAGACATGTCTTCTTATTTCTTATACTAGCAACACTTTCCCAACT GATTATGTCCCCACTGTTTTTGACAACTTCAGTGCTAATGTCTTAGTTGATGGCCAGACTGTGAATCTGGGTCTCTGGGATACTGCTG GCCAGGAAGACTATAATAGACTAAGACCTTTAAGTTATAGAGGAGCTGATATTTTCCTTCTTGCTTTCTCCCTCATAAGTAGGCCTAGCTATGAGAACATTTCAAAAAAA TGGGTCCCAGAGCTGAGACATTATGCTCCATCAGTGCCCATTGTTCTTGTGGGGACAAAACTAG ATTTGAGAGAAGACAGACAGTTCCAGTTGGATTATCCTGGAGCATGTACTATTTCTACAGAGCAG GGtcaagaattaaagaagcaGATAGGAGCTTTAGCATATGTTGAATGCAGCTCAAAGACACAGCAG AATGTAAAGGCTGTATTTGATGCTGCAATCAAGGTGGTTCTCCAGCCTCCAAAGGCTAAGAAGCCCAAAAGAAAACTGAGACACTGCTATTTTCTTTAA
- the LOC123216904 gene encoding cytochrome c oxidase-assembly factor COX23, mitochondrial: MSSREAAATTKPPPYPSAARISDSPCYPQYTASLKCLEEFSSDKSKCQEYFDVYKECKKKEREARLERNRNRSLFS; the protein is encoded by the exons ATGTCGTCAAGAGAAGCAGCTGCAACCACTAAACCGCCGCCATACCCTAGTGCCGCAAGAATCTCAGATTCTCCATGCTATCCTCAATACACCGCCTCTCTCAAAT GTCTTGAAGAGTTTAGTTCAGACAAGAGCAAAtgtcaagaatattttgatGTTTACAAGGAATGCAAGAAGAAGGAG AGGGAAGCTCGGTTGGAACGCAACAGGAACCGGTCCTTATTCTCATGA
- the LOC123216902 gene encoding cytochrome P450 714C2-like: MGVGLSLMGKMILSVVVGGLVGLLFYLYNVVLLKPKILRSKLTKQGIRGPSPSILLGNIHEMKKIQLQVFSEQQNKAALSLSHNWPSIVFPFVEKWTNEYGPMFLYSTGNMQMLCVADIEMVKELSLCTSLSLGKPSYLTKERGPILGHGLISSSGLLWAHQRKIIAPEFYLDKVKGMVKLMVDSTTSLVGVWEKIIDAEGGTAEITVDVDLRSLAADIISRACFGSNYSKGQEIFSRLRSLQKLMSKGMVGVPGLRYLPTRSNREIWKLEKEINSVILKVVKLRLEASSEMDLLQMILQVAKSNKADNALTSQISQDKFIVDNCKSIYFAGHETSAITASWVLLLLAAHPEWQDRARTEVLKICRNGLPDADMLPSLKILTMVIQETLRLYPPVGFMPREALQDIKFKDIVIPKGMGIRIPVAVLQQSPDLWGLDAHQFKPERFADGISAACKTPQAYLPFGMGPRICAGQHFAIAELRVILSLILSKFWFSISPKYSHSPVYNLIVEPKYGVNLYVRKVGNL, translated from the exons atgggagtAGGGTTAAGTTTAATGGGTAAGATGATTTTGTCAGTAGTGGTGGGTGGGCTAGTTGGGTTGCTTTTCTATCTGTACAATGTGGTGCTGCTGAAACCAAAGATTTTGAGGTCTAAACTTACAAAGCAAGGGATTAGAGGACCTTCACCTTCTATTCTCTTGGGAAATATTCATGAAATGAAGAAGATCCAACTCCAAGTTTTTTCGGAACAACAAAATAAAGCTGCTCTTTCACTCTCTCATAATTGGCCTTCCATTGTCTTTCCATTTGTTGAGAAGTGGACCAATGAATATG GGCCAATGTTCTTGTATTCAACCGGTAATATGCAGATGCTATGTGTAGCAGATATTGAGATGGTGAAAGAATTGAGTTTGTGCACATCTTTGAGCTTGGGGAAGCCTTCTTATCTAACCAAAGAACGTGGACCAATTCTAGGCCATGGTCTTATTTCGTCTAGTGGCCTTCTCTGGGCTCATCAAAGGAAGATTATTGCCCCCGAGTTCTACCTTGATAAAGTCAAG GGTATGGTGAAACTGATGGTGGATTCTACAACATCATTGGTAGGAGTTTGGGAAAAAATAATTGATGCTGAGGGTGGAACTGCAGAAATTACAGTTGATGTGGATTTGAGAAGCTTAGCTGCAGATATAATTTCGAGAGCTTGTTTCGGAAGCAATTACTCTAAAGGTCAAGAAATATTCTCCAGACTCAGATCGTTACAAAAACTCATGTCCAAGGGAATGGTTGGTGTTCCTGGGTTAAG ATATTTACCCACCAGAAGCAATAGAGAGATATGGAAATTAGAGAAAGAGATCAACTCAGTGATACTCAAAGTGGTGAAACTAAGACTTGAGGCTTCCAGTGAAATGGATCTTTTACAGATGATTCTACAAGTTGCCAAAAGTAATAAAGCTGACAATGCTTTAACATCTCAAATCTCTCAAGACAAATTCATAGTGGATAATTGCAAGAGTATATACTTTGCTGGTCATGAAACTAGTGCAATTACAGCATCATGGGTATTGCTTTTATTGGCTGCACATCCTGAATGGCAAGATCGTGCTCGCACTGAGGTGCTCAAAATTTGTAGAAATGGCCTTCCAGATGCTGATATGCTTCCAAGCCTGAAAATT TTGACAATGGTGATTCAAGAGACATTGCGGCTGTACCCACCAGTGGGATTTATGCCAAGAGAAGCTTTGCAAGATATCAAGTTCAAAGACATTGTAATTCCCAAAGGAATGGGCATACGGATACCAGTTGCTGTGTTACAACAGAGTCCAGATTTATGGGGGCTAGATGCACATCAGTTTAAACCAGAAAGATTTGCCGATGGGATTTCTGCTGCTTGCAAAACTCCACAAGCCTATCTACCCTTTGGAATGGGGCCTCGAATCTGTGCAGGCCAACACTTTGCCATTGCAGAACTGAGGGTGATATTATCTctcattttatcaaaattttggttCTCAATATCTCCGAAATACTCTCACTCCCctgtttataatttgattgtgGAGCCTAAATACGGTGTCAATCTATATGTAAGGAAAGTAGGAAACCTTTAA
- the LOC123216903 gene encoding cytochrome P450 714C2-like, producing the protein MEAEKVRILKMIMSVIISGFVVFVFHVYNILVVKPQRLRSKLQNQGIRGPSPSLLLGNISEMRRIVQHQSQTQTQSTQPAISHDCPSTVFAYLQKWRNEYGSVFVYSTGSIQLICITDIEMTKEISLSTSLSLGKPSYLSRDFAPLMGQGILSSSGPIWAHQRKIIAPELYLDKVKGMVKLMVDATICILKSWENRIENGGGSADIIVDDDMRILSADIISRACFGSNYSKGEEIFSKLRTLQKTMSKVRIGIPGLRYLPTKINTEIWKLEKEIHSMILEVVNQRVKGPYEKDLLQMILEGAQSYGVDIKGSMLSQEKFIVDNCKNIYFAGHETTAITASWSLMLLAANPDWQACVRTEVLHICKDGALPDADMLRNMKTLTMVIQETLRLYPPAVFVVREALEDIKFKEIVIPKGMNIQIPIPMLQQNTELWGPDAHEFNPERFGKGILKACKFPQAYIPFGAGSRTCVGQNFAMIELKVILSLILSKFCFSLSPTYHHSPSHRLVLEPEDGVRLIVTPL; encoded by the exons ATGGAAGCAGAGAAAGTGAGGATATTGAAGATGATTATGTCAGTTATAATAAGTGGGTTTGTGGTTTTTGTCTTCCATGTGTACaatattttggttgtgaagccACAAAGACTCAGGTCAAAGCTTCAAAACCAAGGGATCAGAGGCCCATCTCCTTCTCTTCTTTTGGGGAATATCTCTGAAATGAGAAGAATAGTTCAACATCAATCTCAAACACAAACTCAATCTACTCAACCTGCTATTTCCCATGACTGCCCCTCCACCGTCTTCGCATATCTTCAAAAGTGGAGGAATGAATATG GCTCAGTGTTTGTGTATTCAACTGGAAGTATACAGCTAATATGCATAACAGATATAGAAATGACCAAGGAGATTAGTTTATCTACTTCTTTAAGCTTAGGGAAGCCTTCATATCTATCCAGAGATTTTGCCCCTTTAATGGGTCAAGGTATTCTATCCTCAAGTGGCCCTATCTGGGCTCACCAACGGAAGATTATTGCTCCTGAATTATACCTTGATAAAGTTAAG GGCATGGTGAAGCTGATGGTAGATGCTACAATTTGTATATTGAAATCGTGGGAGAATAGAATTGAGAATGGTGGAGGCAGTGCTGATATAATAGTTGATGATGATATGAGAATCTTGTCTGCTGATATAATTTCCAGAGCTTGTTTTGGAAGCAATTACTCCAAAGGGGAAGAAATCTTCTCAAAGCTTAGAACTCTCCAAAAAACAATGTCCAAGGTGAGGATTGGGATTCCTGGCTTAag gTATTTGCCCACCAAAATCAACACAGAGATATGGAAACTAGAGAAAGAGATTCACTCCATGATATTAGAGGTGGTTAATCAACGTGTTAAGGGTCCATATGAGAAGGATCTTTTGCAAATGATACTTGAGGGTGCTCAAAGTTATGGTGTTGACATTAAAGGAAGCATGCTTTCTCAAGAGAAGTTTATAGTGGATAACTGTAAGAATATTTACTTTGCTGGCCATGAAACCACTGCCATCACAGCTTCTTGGAGCTTGATGTTGTTAGCTGCAAATCCGGATTGGCAAGCTTGTGTTCGTACTGAGGTGCTTCATATATGTAAAGATGGTGCCCTTCCAGATGCTGATATGCTTCGAAATATGAAAACT CTTACCATGGTTATTCAAGAAACATTACGATTGTACCCACCTGCTGTGTTTGTGGTAAGAGAGGCCTTGGaggatataaaattcaaagaaatcgTAATACCAAAAGGAATGAACATTCAAATTCCCATCCCAATGTTGCAACAAAACACTGAACTCTGGGGGCCTGATGCGCACGAGTTCAATCCTGAAAGATTTGGCAAAGGAATTCTTAAGGCTTGCAAATTTCCACAAGCTTACATTCCTTTTGGAGCAGGGTCGCGCACCTGCGTAGGCCAAAACTTTGCTATGATAGAACTAAAGGTTATACTGTCTCTCATTCTATCAAAGTTTTGCTTTTCGCTCTCTCCAACATACCATCACTCACCTTCCCATAGGTTGGTTCTAGAACCAGAAGATGGAGTTCGACTAATCGTCACACCACTGTGA
- the LOC123216238 gene encoding putative casein kinase II subunit beta-4: protein MYRDRGGGAKSELVGGSLDRKRINDALDKHLEKSSPSTSRALSSKDKERLSIPSTSTGKSQLDHRDSRSASIAKNKCSDEESETDSEESDVSGSDGDDTSWISWFCNLRGNEFFCEVDDEYIQDDFNLCGLSSQVPYYDYALDLILDVESSHGDMFTEEQNELVESAAEMLYGLIHVRYILTSKGMSATLEKYKNYDFGRCPRVYCCGQPCLPVGQSDIPRSSTVKIYCPKCEDIYYPRSKYQGNIDGAYFGTTFPHLFLMTYGHLKPQKATQSYVPRVFGFKLHKP, encoded by the exons ATGTATAGAGATCGAGGAGGTGGGGCGAAATCGGAATTAGTTGGCGGATCTTTGGATCGAAAGCGTATAAATGATGCTCTGGATAAGCACTTAGAGAAGTCCTCCCCTTCTACTTCCAGGGCTTTGAGTTCTAAGGATAAGGAAAGATTGTCCATTCCTTCTACTTCCACGGGTAAATCGCAGCTCGATCATCGCGATTCTCGCTCTGCTTCGATTGCGAAGAACAAGTGCTCAGATG AGGAATCAGAAACAGACAGTGAAGAATCAGATGTTAGTGGTTCAGATGGAGATGATACATCTTGGATCTCATGGTTTTGTAATTTGAGAGGGAATGAATTCTTCTGTGAAGTTGATGACGAATACATCCAAGATGATTTTAATCTCTGTGGACTGAGCAGCCAAGTTCCATACTATGATTATGCTCTTGATCTAATATTGGATGTTGAATCTTCTCATG GTGATATGTTCACAGAAGAACAGAATGAATTGGTGGAATCAGCAGCAGAAATGCTGTATGGTCTCATTCATGTCCGATATATATTGACCAGCAAGGGAATGTCTGCAACG TTAGAGAAGTACAAAAACTATGATTTTGGGAGATGCCCTAGAGTTTACTGTTGTGGACAACCGTGCCTTCCTGTTGGTCAATCAGACATTCCTCGTTCAAGTACTGTTAAAATATACTGTCCAAAATGTGAAGATATATACTATCCTCGATCAAAGTACCAAGGCA ATATTGATGGTGCATATTTTGGGACTACATTTCCTCATCTTTTTCTGATGACATATGGACACTTAAAGCCGCAAAAGGCAACACAGAGTTATGTCCCAAGAGTTTTTGGCTTCAAGCTCCACAAGCCTTGA